In Megalopta genalis isolate 19385.01 chromosome 16, iyMegGena1_principal, whole genome shotgun sequence, the following are encoded in one genomic region:
- the eya gene encoding eya transcriptional coactivator and phosphatase 2 isoform X1, whose product MLTEYNDPTKPVGVLDNAGNVSSSTEASAQHPRTTSNETEVKNEVQDCPENDSVPPSGELYIDENAEEKEQEYPDSMEKTDYSTLYGPNQYYNSLYNSPPYTTTRKDTSALQSSYLSTYTTPNSITQYSSYAPYNSGTTNFPNVAQNISSSSQKLDYSAYSSSLYSNDRVPLQYSGYYPMHGYHTTPASFNIGNLNFGDSTKSTLTLDATAHNASDLTARETANVEGNTIRAAAKPCRRGRRQSGNGNSIGSADTTEAGPDRIFIWDLDETIIVFHSLLTGVFAAKHQKDRNLLAAVAYRMEEMIFNLADTHFFFNDVEDCDQVHIDDVSSDDNGQDLSSYNFATDGFQCASANNGICLASGVRGGVDWMRKLAFRYRKIKEIYSNYRNNVGGLLGAAKQEQWLQLRSEIEVLTDNWLTSAVKCLSHINKRNHCINILVTTTQLVPTLSNVLLFGIGGIFPIENIYSASKIGKESCFARVKARFGRRCTYVVIGDDSDEETAARAHNFPFWRINSHSDIQSLHIALELGLL is encoded by the exons ATGTTAACCGAATACAATGATCCAACGAAGCCAGTAGGGGTTTTAGACAATGCTGGCAACGTGTCTTCGTCGACCGAGGCCTCGGCGCAGCATCCTCGAACCACAAGCAATG AGACAGAGGTCAAAAACGAGGTGCAGGACTGCCCTGAGAATGACAGCGTGCCGCCCAGCGGAGAATTATACATCGACGAGAATGCAGAAGAAAAGGAGCAGGAGTATCCGGACTCCATGGAGAAGACGGACTACAGTACATTGTACGGACCGAATCAATATTATAACAG CTTGTATAATTCGCCACCTTATACAACGACCCGAAAGGATACCTCGGCCTTGCAAAGCTCTTATTTGTCCACGTATACCACGCCAAATTCCATAACTCAGTATTCGTCCTACGCCCCGTACAACAGCGGCACAACGAATTTCCCAAACGTAGCCCAGAATATATCGTCATCCTCTCAG AAATTGGATTATAGCGCCTATAGTAGCAGTTTGTACAGCAACGACAGGGTGCCGCTGCAGTATTCTGGATACTATCCCATGCACGGTTATCACACGACACCCGCTTCGTTTAACATCGGAAACCTGAATTTTGGAG ATTCGACCAAGTCTACGCTCACGTTGGACGCAACAGCTCACAATGCCAGCGATCTTACCGCACGAGAAACCGCAAACGTCGAAGGTAACACGATTC GGGCGGCGGCGAAACCCTGCAGACGCGGAAGACGCCAGAGCGGAAATGGAAACAGTATAGGTTCTGCGGATACGACAGAAGCCGGTCCTGATCGGATATTCATCTGGGACCTTGACGAAACCATAATCGTGTTTCACTCGTTGCTCACCGGGGTATTCGCAGCGAAGCATCAGAAAGACCGCAACCTTTTGGCCGCAGTCGCGTACAGGATGGAGGAAATGATATTTAATTTGGCCGATACTCATTTCTTCTTCAACGACGTGGAG GATTGCGATCAAGTACACATCGATGATGTGTCGTCGGACGATAACGGGCAGGACCTGTCTTCTTACAATTTCGCCACCGACGGTTTCCAATGCGCGTCAGCGAACAACGGCATATGTTTGGCGTCCGGTGTCAGGGGCGGCGTCGACTGGATGCGGAAACTAGCTTTCCGatatcgtaaaataaaagagATCTACAGTAATTATCGAAATAACGTCGGCGGACTGTTGGGCGCAGCGAAGCAGGAACAATGGCTGCAATTACGATCGGAGATCGAAGTGCTGACCGACAATTGGTTAACGTCGGCCGTGAAATGTTTAAGCCATATCAATAAAAGAAATCACTGCATCAACATCTTAGTCACCACCACACAACTGGTACCTACTTTATCGAATGTTCTGCTTTTTGGAATCGGCGGGATATTTCCAATTGAGAATATTTATTCCGCCTCGAAAATCG GAAAAGAAAGCTGCTTCGCAAGGGTGAAAGCACGATTTGGCCGGAGATGCACGT
- the eya gene encoding eya transcriptional coactivator and phosphatase 2 isoform X2 produces the protein MLTEYNDPTKPVGVLDNAGNVSSSTEASAQHPRTTSNETEVKNEVQDCPENDSVPPSGELYIDENAEEKEQEYPDSMEKTDYSTLYGPNQYYNSLYNSPPYTTTRKDTSALQSSYLSTYTTPNSITQYSSYAPYNSGTTNFPNVAQNISSSSQKLDYSAYSSSLYSNDRVPLQYSGYYPMHGYHTTPASFNIGNLNFGDSTKSTLTLDATAHNASDLTARETANVEGAAAKPCRRGRRQSGNGNSIGSADTTEAGPDRIFIWDLDETIIVFHSLLTGVFAAKHQKDRNLLAAVAYRMEEMIFNLADTHFFFNDVEDCDQVHIDDVSSDDNGQDLSSYNFATDGFQCASANNGICLASGVRGGVDWMRKLAFRYRKIKEIYSNYRNNVGGLLGAAKQEQWLQLRSEIEVLTDNWLTSAVKCLSHINKRNHCINILVTTTQLVPTLSNVLLFGIGGIFPIENIYSASKIGKESCFARVKARFGRRCTYVVIGDDSDEETAARAHNFPFWRINSHSDIQSLHIALELGLL, from the exons ATGTTAACCGAATACAATGATCCAACGAAGCCAGTAGGGGTTTTAGACAATGCTGGCAACGTGTCTTCGTCGACCGAGGCCTCGGCGCAGCATCCTCGAACCACAAGCAATG AGACAGAGGTCAAAAACGAGGTGCAGGACTGCCCTGAGAATGACAGCGTGCCGCCCAGCGGAGAATTATACATCGACGAGAATGCAGAAGAAAAGGAGCAGGAGTATCCGGACTCCATGGAGAAGACGGACTACAGTACATTGTACGGACCGAATCAATATTATAACAG CTTGTATAATTCGCCACCTTATACAACGACCCGAAAGGATACCTCGGCCTTGCAAAGCTCTTATTTGTCCACGTATACCACGCCAAATTCCATAACTCAGTATTCGTCCTACGCCCCGTACAACAGCGGCACAACGAATTTCCCAAACGTAGCCCAGAATATATCGTCATCCTCTCAG AAATTGGATTATAGCGCCTATAGTAGCAGTTTGTACAGCAACGACAGGGTGCCGCTGCAGTATTCTGGATACTATCCCATGCACGGTTATCACACGACACCCGCTTCGTTTAACATCGGAAACCTGAATTTTGGAG ATTCGACCAAGTCTACGCTCACGTTGGACGCAACAGCTCACAATGCCAGCGATCTTACCGCACGAGAAACCGCAAACGTCGAAG GGGCGGCGGCGAAACCCTGCAGACGCGGAAGACGCCAGAGCGGAAATGGAAACAGTATAGGTTCTGCGGATACGACAGAAGCCGGTCCTGATCGGATATTCATCTGGGACCTTGACGAAACCATAATCGTGTTTCACTCGTTGCTCACCGGGGTATTCGCAGCGAAGCATCAGAAAGACCGCAACCTTTTGGCCGCAGTCGCGTACAGGATGGAGGAAATGATATTTAATTTGGCCGATACTCATTTCTTCTTCAACGACGTGGAG GATTGCGATCAAGTACACATCGATGATGTGTCGTCGGACGATAACGGGCAGGACCTGTCTTCTTACAATTTCGCCACCGACGGTTTCCAATGCGCGTCAGCGAACAACGGCATATGTTTGGCGTCCGGTGTCAGGGGCGGCGTCGACTGGATGCGGAAACTAGCTTTCCGatatcgtaaaataaaagagATCTACAGTAATTATCGAAATAACGTCGGCGGACTGTTGGGCGCAGCGAAGCAGGAACAATGGCTGCAATTACGATCGGAGATCGAAGTGCTGACCGACAATTGGTTAACGTCGGCCGTGAAATGTTTAAGCCATATCAATAAAAGAAATCACTGCATCAACATCTTAGTCACCACCACACAACTGGTACCTACTTTATCGAATGTTCTGCTTTTTGGAATCGGCGGGATATTTCCAATTGAGAATATTTATTCCGCCTCGAAAATCG GAAAAGAAAGCTGCTTCGCAAGGGTGAAAGCACGATTTGGCCGGAGATGCACGT